In the genome of Hymenobacter taeanensis, one region contains:
- a CDS encoding ankyrin repeat domain-containing protein: protein MDFTSARPEDLLIDAARNGDVAHLQELLAQGLDVNLQNGKGFTPLIVAAYDDQVEATRVLLEAGADPNVQDASGNTALMGVSFKGYAEVARLLIEHGAQLDVQNGNGGTALMFATLFGRNNILPVLLQAGADINVQDVRGLTAPDLAVQQGNAEALRIFDEHFGRKS, encoded by the coding sequence ATGGATTTTACCTCTGCCCGGCCCGAAGACCTACTGATTGATGCTGCCCGTAACGGCGACGTTGCCCACCTCCAGGAACTCCTGGCCCAGGGCCTCGATGTGAACCTGCAGAATGGCAAAGGCTTCACGCCCCTGATTGTGGCGGCATATGACGATCAGGTAGAAGCCACCCGAGTATTGCTAGAGGCCGGCGCCGACCCCAACGTGCAGGACGCTTCCGGCAATACGGCCCTCATGGGGGTTAGCTTCAAGGGCTACGCTGAAGTTGCGCGCCTCCTAATTGAGCACGGCGCCCAGTTGGACGTACAAAACGGTAACGGCGGCACGGCCCTCATGTTTGCTACATTGTTCGGCCGCAACAACATACTCCCGGTGCTACTGCAGGCGGGTGCCGACATCAACGTGCAGGACGTGCGCGGCCTCACCGCCCCCGACCTGGCCGTGCAGCAAGGCAACGCCGAAGCCCTGCGGATTTTCGATGAGCACTTCGGCCGGAAGTCCTAG
- a CDS encoding ABC-F family ATP-binding cassette domain-containing protein translates to MSIVATSLAYSHPNKEVLFQNLHFSVPKGAKASLVGNNGVGKSTLLQLLAGRVPPASGEVLLAERPYYVPQHLGQYDAYTVAQAMGVAEQLQALQAILAGEATAENFSRLNEAWDLEERVQAALSFWHLQHLGLSQPLHELSGGEKTKVFLAGALVHAPAIILLDEPSNHLDAESRQLLHDFIGRSKATILVVSHDRALLNLVNLTLELTPTAVEVYGGCYSFYREQKDARLAALHAQLDDKEKTLHHAQQKARDVAEQRHKQEARGKAQGLKKALPRIVAGGLKSKAQQSSAKLKEAHADKINGITQELHQIRGQLQEHQILKIDLAKSDLHRGKTLIEARAINFTYGQEPLWQKPLSFQVRSGDRMRLAGRNGAGKSTLLKLMTGSLTPTNGKIFVADFEYFYIDQDYSLLDNGLTVFEQVQHFNSRGLLEHELKTVLHYQQFPREAWDRQCAGLSGGEKLKLLLCCLIVRNNAPDVLILDEPTNNLDVHSQEVLTAAIKDFGGSILLISHDQYFVEAIGVDVTLELA, encoded by the coding sequence ATGAGTATTGTCGCTACTTCATTGGCCTATAGCCATCCTAATAAAGAAGTTCTGTTCCAAAACCTGCACTTCTCCGTGCCGAAAGGAGCCAAGGCCTCTCTGGTCGGAAACAACGGCGTCGGGAAATCAACCCTGCTGCAGCTGCTTGCCGGCCGGGTACCGCCCGCATCTGGGGAGGTGCTACTTGCCGAAAGGCCATACTACGTGCCACAGCACCTAGGCCAGTACGATGCCTATACCGTGGCCCAGGCAATGGGCGTAGCTGAGCAACTACAGGCCTTGCAGGCTATTCTGGCTGGTGAGGCCACGGCGGAAAATTTCAGCCGCCTCAACGAGGCCTGGGACCTGGAGGAGCGCGTACAGGCAGCCCTCTCGTTTTGGCACCTGCAGCACCTGGGCCTGTCGCAGCCCCTGCATGAGCTGAGCGGGGGCGAGAAAACCAAGGTGTTTCTGGCCGGTGCCCTGGTGCACGCGCCCGCCATCATCCTGCTCGATGAGCCCTCTAACCACCTCGATGCCGAAAGCCGCCAGCTGCTCCACGACTTTATCGGGCGCAGCAAGGCCACCATACTGGTAGTGAGCCACGACCGGGCCCTGCTGAATCTGGTGAATCTCACGCTTGAGCTGACCCCCACGGCAGTGGAAGTATATGGCGGGTGCTACTCGTTTTACCGGGAGCAGAAAGACGCCAGGCTAGCGGCCCTGCATGCTCAATTAGACGATAAAGAAAAGACCCTGCACCATGCCCAGCAAAAGGCCCGCGACGTGGCCGAGCAGCGCCATAAGCAGGAGGCGCGCGGCAAAGCGCAAGGCCTAAAGAAGGCCCTGCCCCGCATTGTGGCCGGTGGCCTCAAAAGCAAAGCCCAGCAAAGCTCCGCCAAACTCAAAGAAGCCCACGCCGATAAAATCAACGGCATTACCCAGGAGCTGCACCAGATCCGGGGGCAGCTGCAGGAGCACCAAATTCTGAAGATAGATCTGGCCAAATCAGACCTGCATCGGGGTAAAACGCTCATTGAGGCCCGGGCCATCAACTTCACCTACGGGCAGGAGCCGCTCTGGCAGAAACCCCTGTCGTTTCAGGTGCGCTCCGGAGATAGGATGCGCCTTGCCGGCCGCAATGGGGCCGGTAAGAGCACGCTGCTGAAGCTGATGACGGGTAGTCTGACACCCACAAATGGCAAAATCTTCGTGGCCGACTTCGAGTACTTCTACATCGACCAGGACTACTCTCTGCTGGACAATGGCCTGACGGTGTTTGAGCAAGTGCAGCACTTCAACTCCCGGGGGTTGCTAGAGCATGAGCTGAAAACGGTGCTGCACTACCAGCAGTTTCCGCGCGAAGCCTGGGACCGGCAATGCGCCGGCCTCAGCGGCGGCGAGAAGCTGAAGCTGCTGCTCTGCTGCCTCATCGTGCGCAACAACGCCCCCGATGTCCTCATCCTCGACGAGCCTACCAACAACCTCGATGTGCACAGCCAGGAGGTACTCACCGCCGCTATAAAAGACTTCGGCGGCTCCATTCTGCTCATTTCCCACGACCAGTATTTTGTCGAGGCCATCGGGGTAGACGTAACGCTGGAACTGGCCTAG
- a CDS encoding metal-dependent hydrolase — translation MPSPTQIQLLGHSTFRITTPEGHVLLLDPWLTGNPFVPEELRNPEQADLVLITHGHDDHFDAELPALLARTGAKVVAPAPVRFYLTERSVPPEQCEAMNVGGSINLLDLRLTMTVAHHAAHVDLPGGRTGFRHEAVGYVLRFSDNTVLYAAGDTGLFGDMRLLADLYQPTVAILPIGDRYTMGPREAAYAAGLLGVHHVVPFHYGTFASLVGTPEQLRAHLSPAAGVTVHPLQAGETLELTGLR, via the coding sequence ATGCCCAGCCCTACCCAAATTCAGCTCCTAGGCCACTCCACATTCCGCATTACTACTCCCGAGGGCCACGTACTCCTCCTCGACCCGTGGCTAACCGGCAACCCCTTCGTGCCGGAAGAGCTGCGCAACCCCGAGCAGGCTGACCTGGTGCTTATCACCCACGGCCACGACGACCACTTCGATGCGGAATTGCCCGCTCTCTTGGCGCGCACCGGGGCCAAAGTGGTAGCTCCCGCGCCAGTCCGGTTTTACCTCACTGAGCGGAGTGTGCCGCCGGAGCAGTGCGAGGCCATGAATGTGGGTGGCAGCATTAACCTGCTGGACCTGCGCCTCACCATGACAGTAGCGCACCACGCGGCCCATGTAGATCTGCCCGGAGGCCGCACTGGTTTCCGGCACGAGGCTGTGGGCTATGTGCTGCGCTTCTCCGACAATACGGTGCTTTACGCGGCCGGCGACACAGGCCTGTTCGGCGACATGCGCCTGCTGGCCGACCTATACCAGCCCACCGTAGCCATCCTGCCCATCGGCGACCGGTATACCATGGGGCCGCGGGAGGCGGCGTATGCGGCCGGGCTGCTGGGAGTGCATCATGTGGTACCGTTTCACTACGGCACGTTTGCCTCGTTGGTAGGCACGCCGGAGCAGTTGCGCGCCCACCTCTCCCCTGCCGCAGGCGTAACGGTGCACCCGTTGCAAGCCGGCGAAACGCTGGAGCTTACTGGCCTACGGTAA
- a CDS encoding DoxX family protein, whose amino-acid sequence MDRGNPYASYAYALLRIVVGLLFAMHGSQKLLGFPGGDGNTVEIASLMGVAGIIELVGGLLILVGFLTRPAAFLASGMMAVAYFMAHAPQHALPIVNKGELAVVFCFVFLYIAAQGAGVWSIDSMLHRRSPGAVGM is encoded by the coding sequence ATGGACCGCGGAAACCCGTACGCCTCGTATGCTTATGCCTTACTACGCATTGTGGTAGGCCTGCTCTTTGCCATGCATGGCAGCCAGAAACTGCTGGGCTTCCCCGGCGGCGATGGCAATACCGTAGAAATTGCCTCCCTGATGGGGGTAGCCGGGATTATTGAGCTAGTGGGTGGCCTCCTGATACTAGTCGGCTTCCTGACGCGCCCTGCCGCTTTCCTGGCCAGTGGCATGATGGCCGTAGCCTATTTCATGGCTCACGCGCCTCAGCATGCCCTGCCCATCGTGAATAAGGGCGAGTTGGCCGTGGTATTCTGCTTTGTGTTTCTCTACATCGCGGCCCAGGGCGCGGGCGTCTGGAGCATTGATAGCATGCTGCATCGGCGGAGCCCCGGCGCGGTGGGCATGTAG
- a CDS encoding DUF2490 domain-containing protein, with protein MSRHNLLGHCGRYTAPGIRWPQLSVSLCVVTSSRFWGWVWLVGCLCGGKALAQTAPPERVTDRNHNAWLTYFSDARLSQRWGLHTEFQYRRTNGLQDPQQYLYRIGGNYHATEQLLVSGGYAYLLSLPYGDFPDAGRSHERRVYVRAELENTLGRLTLAHRYTQEQRWLRDPGEAAYAFQNRSRYRLQLQFPLTGPKLEAGTLYALASDEIFISYGRNVGANVFNQNRLYGGLGYQITEALGVETSYLRQTVQHDDGVVFEQNHTLQISLNFNPDFRPATER; from the coding sequence GTGAGCCGCCATAACCTTCTAGGCCACTGCGGGCGCTACACGGCGCCCGGCATCCGTTGGCCTCAACTTTCCGTTAGCCTCTGCGTGGTTACTTCTTCGCGATTTTGGGGTTGGGTATGGCTGGTGGGGTGCCTATGCGGCGGCAAGGCCCTGGCGCAAACGGCGCCGCCGGAGCGTGTCACTGACCGCAACCACAACGCCTGGCTAACCTATTTCAGCGACGCCCGCCTGAGTCAGCGCTGGGGGCTGCACACGGAGTTTCAGTACCGCCGTACCAACGGCCTGCAAGATCCGCAGCAGTACTTATACCGCATTGGGGGCAACTACCACGCTACGGAGCAGCTGCTGGTTTCGGGGGGGTATGCGTACCTGCTCTCCCTGCCCTACGGCGACTTTCCTGATGCCGGCCGCAGCCATGAGCGCCGGGTTTATGTGCGGGCTGAGCTGGAGAACACGCTCGGGCGCCTCACGCTTGCGCACCGCTACACCCAGGAACAGCGCTGGCTGCGGGACCCCGGAGAGGCAGCCTACGCCTTCCAGAACCGCTCCCGCTACCGCCTGCAGCTGCAGTTTCCGCTCACCGGCCCAAAGCTGGAAGCCGGCACCCTGTACGCCCTGGCCTCCGATGAAATCTTTATCAGCTACGGCCGCAACGTGGGGGCTAACGTGTTCAACCAAAACCGCCTTTATGGTGGCCTGGGCTATCAAATTACGGAGGCCCTAGGGGTAGAAACCAGCTACCTGCGCCAAACCGTGCAGCATGATGATGGCGTGGTATTCGAGCAAAACCATACCCTCCAGATCAGCCTCAACTTCAACCCCGATTTCCGGCCAGCTACTGAACGGTAG
- a CDS encoding Gfo/Idh/MocA family protein has translation MSQTPLLPSRREFIKQGAAAAATFMIVPRFVLGGKGYTAPSDQLVIAGVGVGGKGESDLASFAKTGKVRIGYLCDVDDRRAAKSRQAFPQAKYYKDWRQLLDKESKNFDAVSVATPDHNHAAVTLAAMQLGKHVYVQKPLTHDLYEARALTEAAKRYPVVTQMGNQGASGDGVRQLQEWYDANLIGKVHTVYCWTDRPVWPQGIPWPTGATSVPPELDWDLWLGTAPFRPYVDKLVPFNWRGWWEYGTGALGDMGCHLLEAPFRVLGLQYASTVQASVGSVYVDEFKRGYFPESCPPSSHVTLTFPATKKNKQEVTVHWMDGGIQPERPEELGPNELFGDGGNGILFVGKKGKMMASTYAANPRLLPLSHNQEVKVKPTLARVPGGAEGHYAQWVEACIAGHGNHTVSAPFETAGPLTEALLMANLAIRGYDLRRPKTTGPGFDYPGRGIELVWDPQQLRVTNFEEVNRFVKRDYRPGWQ, from the coding sequence ATGAGCCAAACTCCCCTCCTGCCCTCCCGGCGCGAGTTTATCAAACAAGGTGCTGCCGCGGCGGCCACGTTCATGATTGTGCCGCGCTTCGTGCTGGGTGGCAAGGGCTACACCGCCCCTAGCGACCAACTGGTGATTGCCGGCGTGGGAGTAGGTGGCAAGGGAGAAAGCGACTTGGCCTCCTTTGCTAAAACCGGAAAAGTGCGCATCGGCTACCTCTGCGACGTAGACGACCGGCGGGCAGCCAAGTCCAGGCAGGCATTTCCGCAGGCCAAATACTACAAAGACTGGCGGCAGTTGCTCGATAAGGAATCCAAGAACTTTGATGCTGTGTCGGTGGCCACGCCCGACCACAACCACGCGGCCGTTACGCTGGCCGCCATGCAGCTGGGCAAGCACGTGTATGTGCAGAAGCCCCTCACCCACGACCTCTACGAAGCCCGCGCCCTGACCGAGGCCGCCAAGCGCTACCCCGTAGTGACGCAGATGGGCAACCAGGGTGCCTCCGGCGACGGGGTGCGGCAGCTGCAGGAGTGGTACGATGCCAACCTCATCGGGAAAGTGCACACCGTGTACTGCTGGACCGACCGCCCCGTGTGGCCCCAGGGCATTCCCTGGCCTACTGGGGCTACCAGCGTGCCCCCGGAGCTGGACTGGGACCTGTGGCTGGGCACGGCACCCTTCCGCCCCTACGTGGATAAGCTGGTGCCCTTCAACTGGCGCGGCTGGTGGGAGTACGGCACGGGCGCCCTCGGCGACATGGGCTGCCACCTGCTGGAAGCGCCCTTCCGGGTGCTAGGCCTGCAATACGCCAGCACCGTGCAGGCCAGCGTGGGCAGCGTGTATGTGGATGAGTTTAAGCGCGGCTATTTCCCCGAGAGCTGCCCGCCCTCCAGCCACGTCACGCTTACCTTCCCTGCTACCAAAAAGAACAAGCAGGAAGTTACGGTGCACTGGATGGACGGGGGCATTCAGCCGGAGCGGCCCGAGGAGCTGGGCCCCAATGAGCTGTTTGGCGACGGGGGCAACGGCATTCTGTTTGTGGGCAAGAAGGGCAAGATGATGGCCAGCACCTACGCCGCCAATCCGCGCCTGCTGCCGCTTTCCCATAATCAGGAGGTGAAGGTTAAGCCTACCCTGGCCCGCGTGCCGGGCGGAGCCGAGGGCCACTATGCGCAGTGGGTAGAAGCCTGCATAGCCGGGCACGGCAACCATACCGTCAGTGCCCCCTTTGAAACGGCGGGCCCGTTAACAGAAGCCCTGCTCATGGCGAATCTGGCCATTCGGGGCTATGACCTGCGGCGGCCCAAAACCACCGGCCCCGGCTTCGACTACCCCGGCCGGGGCATTGAGCTGGTTTGGGACCCACAGCAGCTCCGCGTCACCAACTTTGAGGAGGTGAACCGCTTCGTGAAGCGCGACTACCGGCCCGGCTGGCAGTAG
- a CDS encoding SulP family inorganic anion transporter, translating to MSKQLSVSRFLDFSYFKNDLQGGFVSFLVAVPLCLGIALASGAPLFAGIIAGIVGGLVVGALSKSALSISGPEAGLILVVVSALESLGSFGALQVALCVAGVMQIVLGIARAGVISNFIPSAVIKGMLAAIGIILIMKQLPHLLGYDADAAETLALFPKTGSTITALLETAVHHIQPTGLGIAVLALAVLVLWEQAFIKQHPVLSKVPGALIVVVLGVVVNQLVQAFNPALALRGTHLVQLPVVTSAADFRNLFTLPDFSQLTNGKVYLAALSIALVASLEALLSIEATDELDPLKRKTPTNWELKAQGAGNLVSGLIGGLPLTSVIVRSSVSLNAGARTKLAALLHGTFLLISVLLFPKLLNMVPWAALAAILLVTGYKLARVSVFKEQLQGGFTEFVPFIVTIVAILATDLLVGIGIGAAVGMFFILRESYRNAHFFEHHTVDGRDKIRISLGEHVSFLNKASILTILKNIPENATLEIDGTNSAFIDRDVLSAIENFRDSARQRNIQVVFLRKADDYTQNLAEQRQVNEQEAEFEAYYKLFDNDRNWVGEKLRHAQHPASALSTDAPKFLFIGCCDSRVPASEIIGTAPGEVFVHRNVANLVVSTDLNLMSVLEYAVEVLGVEHVVVCGHYGCGGVRVAMETQEPGMLTNWLSNVREVMQRNSLELEALETDEARYRRLVELNVIEQVYNLCQSSTVLRARQQQQPLHIHGWVYDSHAGRIQDLRVDTRRDFAEYDTVLRYHLRPEGLTRLTGTLHQPPAIYSIFAPNTGGPIIAIPPLRGDAPLGTP from the coding sequence ATGAGTAAGCAGCTTAGTGTATCACGGTTTTTAGACTTTTCCTACTTTAAAAATGACTTACAGGGCGGCTTTGTCTCGTTTCTGGTAGCAGTGCCCCTGTGCCTGGGTATTGCACTGGCTTCGGGCGCGCCGCTATTTGCGGGCATTATTGCCGGAATAGTGGGCGGGCTGGTGGTAGGGGCGCTGAGCAAGTCGGCGCTAAGCATTTCGGGCCCCGAGGCCGGACTGATTCTGGTGGTAGTGAGTGCCCTGGAGTCGTTGGGTTCGTTTGGGGCGCTGCAGGTGGCACTGTGCGTGGCTGGGGTTATGCAGATTGTGCTGGGCATTGCCCGTGCCGGCGTTATCAGCAATTTCATTCCATCGGCCGTGATTAAGGGAATGCTGGCTGCAATCGGCATTATTCTGATCATGAAACAGCTGCCCCACCTGCTAGGCTACGATGCTGACGCGGCCGAAACATTGGCCCTGTTCCCCAAAACCGGCTCGACCATTACGGCTCTGCTTGAAACGGCGGTGCACCATATTCAGCCCACTGGCCTAGGTATTGCGGTGCTGGCCCTGGCAGTGCTGGTGCTCTGGGAGCAAGCTTTCATTAAGCAGCATCCGGTGCTTTCTAAGGTGCCGGGCGCCCTGATAGTAGTGGTGCTGGGCGTGGTGGTAAACCAGCTGGTGCAGGCATTTAACCCGGCCTTGGCCCTGCGCGGCACTCACTTGGTGCAGCTGCCCGTGGTAACCAGCGCCGCTGATTTTCGGAACCTGTTCACGCTACCTGATTTCAGCCAGCTCACCAACGGCAAAGTGTATCTGGCGGCCCTGTCTATTGCCCTGGTAGCCAGCCTGGAGGCACTACTGTCCATTGAAGCCACCGACGAGCTGGACCCGCTCAAGCGCAAAACGCCCACTAACTGGGAGCTAAAGGCCCAGGGCGCAGGCAACCTGGTAAGCGGCCTGATTGGTGGCCTACCCTTGACTTCCGTAATTGTGCGCAGCTCGGTGAGCCTGAATGCCGGTGCCCGCACCAAGCTGGCGGCCCTGCTGCACGGCACCTTCCTGCTGATTAGCGTGCTGCTGTTCCCGAAGCTGCTGAACATGGTGCCCTGGGCAGCCCTGGCCGCTATTCTCTTGGTAACCGGCTACAAGCTGGCGCGCGTGAGTGTATTTAAAGAACAGCTGCAAGGCGGCTTCACTGAGTTTGTGCCCTTCATAGTAACCATTGTGGCCATTCTGGCAACTGACTTGCTGGTGGGTATTGGCATTGGCGCGGCTGTGGGCATGTTCTTTATCCTGCGGGAAAGCTACCGCAACGCCCACTTCTTCGAGCATCATACCGTTGATGGGCGCGACAAAATCCGCATCAGCCTCGGCGAGCATGTATCGTTCCTCAACAAGGCCAGCATCCTGACCATCCTGAAGAACATTCCCGAAAACGCCACGCTGGAAATTGACGGTACCAACTCGGCTTTCATTGACCGCGACGTACTCAGCGCCATCGAGAACTTCCGCGATTCGGCCCGGCAGCGCAACATTCAGGTGGTATTTCTGCGCAAAGCCGACGACTACACCCAAAACCTGGCCGAGCAACGGCAGGTAAATGAGCAGGAGGCAGAGTTTGAAGCGTATTATAAGCTCTTTGATAACGACCGCAATTGGGTAGGCGAGAAGCTCCGGCATGCCCAGCATCCGGCTTCGGCACTGAGCACCGATGCCCCCAAGTTTCTGTTTATTGGCTGCTGTGACAGCAGAGTGCCGGCCAGTGAAATAATAGGCACGGCGCCCGGCGAGGTGTTTGTGCACCGCAACGTAGCCAACCTGGTGGTCAGCACTGATCTGAATTTGATGTCGGTGCTGGAGTACGCAGTGGAGGTGTTGGGCGTAGAGCACGTGGTGGTGTGCGGGCACTACGGCTGCGGCGGCGTGCGCGTAGCCATGGAAACCCAGGAGCCGGGCATGCTCACCAACTGGCTCAGCAACGTGCGTGAAGTAATGCAGCGCAACAGCCTTGAGCTAGAGGCCTTAGAGACTGACGAAGCCCGCTACCGCCGCCTGGTAGAGCTGAACGTTATTGAGCAGGTATATAACCTCTGCCAATCCAGCACGGTGCTACGGGCGCGGCAGCAGCAACAGCCCCTGCACATACACGGCTGGGTGTATGACTCACACGCCGGCCGCATTCAAGACCTGCGCGTAGATACCCGCCGCGACTTTGCTGAGTACGATACGGTGCTGCGCTACCACCTGCGCCCCGAAGGCCTTACCCGCCTCACTGGCACGCTGCACCAGCCCCCAGCCATTTACTCCATTTTCGCCCCCAATACGGGAGGCCCCATCATTGCCATTCCGCCCCTGCGCGGCGACGCTCCGCTGGGCACTCCATAA
- a CDS encoding winged helix-turn-helix transcriptional regulator, protein MRHTYHEVEFCATKVALGLLSGKWKPIIFFHLAAGSLRFTELWRAIPRVSKKVLLEQLRQLEDAGIVERTVHNGFPPEVTYQLTPKGAELAPILHRLDQWALTHIKGTVQIS, encoded by the coding sequence ATGCGCCACACTTATCACGAGGTCGAATTTTGCGCCACCAAAGTGGCCCTGGGTCTGCTCTCGGGCAAATGGAAGCCGATTATCTTTTTCCATCTGGCGGCCGGCTCGTTGCGGTTCACGGAGCTATGGCGGGCTATTCCGCGTGTGTCCAAAAAAGTGCTGCTGGAGCAGTTGCGCCAGCTGGAAGACGCCGGCATTGTGGAGCGCACCGTGCACAACGGCTTCCCGCCCGAGGTCACCTACCAGCTCACGCCCAAAGGTGCCGAGCTGGCCCCCATCCTGCACCGCCTAGACCAGTGGGCACTAACCCACATCAAAGGCACAGTGCAGATTTCCTAA
- a CDS encoding YybH family protein: MDALTTTIMDEIRQANKTFEKTFGLGDGAGMARLYTSDGMLLPTGSEPVQGHEGIAAFWQGAMQMGIKEANLRSVEVEQLNEDTAIEMGNYHLYGMNHQVLDQGKYMVVWKHEGNNWKLHRDIWNSSQGA, translated from the coding sequence ATGGATGCATTGACCACAACTATCATGGACGAGATTCGGCAAGCCAACAAAACCTTTGAAAAGACCTTCGGGCTGGGCGACGGCGCAGGCATGGCGCGTCTTTATACTTCCGATGGCATGCTCCTGCCCACGGGTAGCGAGCCAGTGCAGGGCCACGAGGGCATTGCCGCGTTTTGGCAGGGTGCCATGCAAATGGGCATTAAAGAGGCCAACCTGCGCTCCGTGGAAGTAGAGCAGCTCAACGAAGATACAGCCATTGAAATGGGCAATTACCACCTATACGGCATGAATCACCAGGTGCTCGACCAGGGCAAATACATGGTGGTATGGAAGCACGAGGGCAACAACTGGAAGCTCCACCGCGACATCTGGAACAGCAGCCAGGGGGCCTAG
- a CDS encoding MBL fold metallo-hydrolase, producing the protein MQVQLIRNATLLLKVAGKTLLIDPMLGARAQYDPLPMAGNNLRYPLVDLPFPAEELPQLVASLDAVLLTHPHPDHWDTVAQQLLPKELPVFCQPADEETLLGQGFTQVRPVEGQLNWEGIQFSRTSGQHGTGEIGKLMGTVSGFVVEAGQQRLYIAGDTIWCDDVTQALDQYQPDAIILNAGAARFAQGDPIVMTAAEVLQVAQHAPQAQVYAVHLEAVPHGTENRATTQAVAEQEGLSSRVHVPADGEWITIQK; encoded by the coding sequence ATGCAAGTTCAACTGATTCGTAACGCCACGCTGCTGCTGAAAGTGGCCGGCAAAACCCTGCTCATCGACCCCATGCTGGGGGCCCGTGCTCAGTACGACCCGCTTCCTATGGCTGGCAACAACCTGCGCTATCCGCTGGTTGACCTCCCTTTCCCAGCTGAGGAACTACCCCAGTTGGTGGCCTCTCTCGATGCGGTGCTGCTCACCCACCCCCACCCCGACCATTGGGACACCGTAGCCCAGCAGCTTCTGCCCAAAGAGTTGCCTGTCTTCTGCCAACCCGCCGACGAGGAAACCCTGCTAGGCCAGGGCTTCACCCAAGTGCGGCCCGTAGAAGGCCAACTCAACTGGGAAGGCATCCAGTTCTCCCGCACATCGGGCCAGCATGGCACCGGCGAAATTGGAAAACTGATGGGCACGGTTTCTGGCTTTGTAGTGGAGGCCGGGCAGCAGCGCCTCTACATTGCCGGCGACACCATCTGGTGCGACGATGTAACCCAGGCCCTCGACCAGTACCAACCCGATGCTATAATCCTTAATGCCGGCGCCGCCCGCTTCGCGCAGGGAGACCCCATCGTTATGACGGCCGCGGAGGTACTGCAAGTGGCCCAGCATGCCCCGCAGGCCCAGGTATATGCCGTGCACCTGGAAGCTGTGCCTCACGGCACCGAGAACCGGGCAACAACCCAAGCAGTAGCAGAGCAGGAAGGCCTGTCAAGCAGGGTGCACGTGCCCGCCGACGGCGAATGGATAACCATCCAGAAGTAA
- a CDS encoding SDR family oxidoreductase — MKLKPLNQQTIVITGATSGIGLATARLAAERGAKLVLAARSEADLHHVGAELSHKGAQVVTVAADVASVTDIQRIATTAKERFGGLDTWINNAAASIWGRLEEVSHEDSHRMFETNFWGVVYGSLAAVKHLKKRGGALINLGSVASDIAFPLQGMYSASKHAIKGFTDALRQELEEEGAPISVTLIKPSAINTPFPQHARNYMDKEPKLPPPVYEPEEVANAIVHAAEHPERDIYIGGGGKMFSTMNKHLPRAMDFLNEKVNMKLQTRDEPPRNPAGSLHGPYVRDGKAHGTHPGYVMQKSLYTRASLHPVITGAFAALAGGILVALLSGKNSSSSEPAEENESATA, encoded by the coding sequence ATGAAACTCAAACCCCTGAATCAGCAGACCATTGTGATTACGGGTGCCACCAGTGGCATTGGCCTGGCCACTGCCCGCCTGGCGGCCGAGCGCGGCGCCAAACTGGTGCTAGCCGCCCGCAGCGAGGCCGACCTGCACCATGTAGGCGCTGAGCTCAGCCATAAGGGCGCCCAAGTGGTTACAGTGGCCGCCGACGTAGCCAGCGTAACAGACATTCAGCGGATTGCCACCACCGCGAAGGAGCGCTTCGGTGGCCTCGATACCTGGATTAATAATGCGGCTGCTTCCATCTGGGGCCGCCTGGAGGAGGTCAGTCACGAAGACAGCCACCGGATGTTCGAGACCAATTTTTGGGGAGTGGTATACGGCTCACTGGCCGCCGTGAAGCACCTCAAAAAGCGGGGTGGCGCGCTCATCAACCTGGGCAGCGTGGCATCGGATATTGCGTTTCCGCTGCAGGGCATGTACTCGGCCAGCAAGCACGCCATTAAGGGCTTCACCGATGCCCTACGCCAGGAGCTGGAAGAGGAAGGAGCCCCCATTTCTGTTACGCTCATTAAGCCATCGGCCATCAACACACCCTTTCCGCAGCACGCCCGCAACTACATGGATAAGGAGCCCAAGCTGCCCCCACCCGTGTATGAGCCTGAGGAAGTGGCCAATGCCATTGTGCATGCCGCCGAGCACCCCGAGCGCGACATTTACATTGGGGGCGGCGGAAAAATGTTCAGCACCATGAACAAGCACCTGCCCCGCGCCATGGACTTCCTCAACGAGAAAGTAAACATGAAGCTCCAGACCCGCGATGAGCCCCCACGTAACCCCGCCGGCTCCCTGCACGGCCCCTACGTGCGCGACGGCAAAGCGCACGGCACCCACCCGGGCTACGTTATGCAAAAAAGCCTGTACACCCGCGCCAGCCTGCACCCCGTCATCACGGGGGCCTTTGCCGCTCTGGCCGGAGGTATTCTGGTGGCGCTGCTATCGGGCAAAAACAGCAGTAGCAGCGAGCCAGCTGAGGAAAACGAAAGCGCCACTGCGTAA